The nucleotide sequence ATTGTGCTCGCAGACAAGAAGACACTCGTGGTAGACAATTTCGCACGGTGGCGAATCGAGAATCCGTTGCTGTTTCGCATCAGCGTGCGCACGTTGGCGGGGGCGAACGATTCCCTCGACGACACAATCTACTCCGTTGTGCGCGAGGAGCTGGGCAAAAACGACCTGATCGAGGTAATTCGAACCACGAATGACTTGTTAAAGGATGGAGCAACCGCACCTGACGAAGAGGCCGCGGAAGCCGCCGTGGTGGACACCAAGAACCTGGCCAGAGAGGAAATTACGCAAGGCCGCGAGAAGATTATGAATGCCGTCACACAGCGCGCGGACTCCATTGCGAGAGCTCAATATGGAATACGTGTCGTGGACGTGCGAATCAAGCGAGCTGATCTCCTCCCCGAGAATTTTCAGGCGGTCTTTGGCCGGATGACTGCCGAACGGTCTATGATTTCAAAGGGCTATCGTAGCGTTGGGCAACGTGAGGCGAATATCATCAAAGCGACCACCGACAAGGATGTTCAGGTGATTCTCGCGAATGCCAAGGGCGAAGCCTCACGGCTGCGCGGCGAGGCAGATGCGGAAGTAATTCGCATATTCGCCGAAGCTTTCAGTGCGAATCCGGATTTATACACGTTCATTCGGTCATTGGAGGTTCTGAGCAAGAACACGCCGATCGGATCGGAGTTTGTGCTGGGCGCGGACTCCGGGGTGTTTGGACTTCTCAAAGAGAAGGGCGCCGGCAACTAGATAGACGCGCGATGCACTGGAACACCAGGTTGCCCGTGCATCGCGCTTTCCATTCTCTCTAAATTCTGACGTAGCTAGATTCCGCTGCCGCTTAGGTGAATACCGCACTCCTTCTTCGCGCTGGGGTCAAGATAGTTGAACCAGCGCCAACGGCCGGCGCGCTTGTCTTCCCACTTAAGGGTTGGAGTCGTGCAAATCTTGCACCCGATACTTGTGTAGCCAAGATCGTAGAGCTTGCTATACGGGACATCGTATTTCTTGATGTAATCCCATACTTCTTGCTCGGTCCAGTCGGCCAAAGGGGCGAGCTTGATGATACGGCGGCCTTCTTGGTCAACATAGGACGCTTTCTGTACGGCATCTTTGCGAAAGTTGGACTGGTCGCGGCGTAAGCCGGTGATCCAGACTTCGACAGTCTGAAGCGCACGGATGTTGGGTTCGACTTTGCGGATGCTGCAGCAGTACTCCTGCTTCTCCTTGCTGTCGAAGAAGAGATACTCGCCATGCCGGGAGACCATACGTTCTACCGAGTCAGGATCCGGCTGAAAACGCTCTACAGAGGTCTCATACCGGGCTTCGATCGCATCCATCAAGGCATAGGTCTCATCCGGCAAACGGAGCGTATCGACGGTGAGAATGCGTAACGGGTTTCCGCTTCGGTATGCCATGTCGATCATAACGCAGCCTGTGTTCTGGAAGCTCGTGAAGATTCCTGCGCGCTCGCCATATTCCGTGGCGGCCCACGCTAGCAAGTCTTGCGCCTCCAGGCCATTCAGTCTATCAAGTAGATCCGCTTCTTCAACCAAAGCCATGACCATATCCTATTCGTTTCTAAAATGTGACTTAGACAGCCTTTACGGTTTCCAGTCGGCTGCGAAGACTCTCTACACCCACGCGCGCCGACCAGTCGCCAAACTGCTCGTCTTCGTTACGCTCGGCCTTCCATAGGCTCAGCAATTCGGATATCAGTACCGGCAAATCCGTGCCCTTAAGCTTCTCAGTAAGCAATTCGCAGAGGCGCGTGCCGTTGTGGGCGCCGCCAACGTAGAGTTGGTAACGGTCCGCGCCCGCGCCGACAATGCCGATTTCCGCGCTGCGGGGCCGCGAGCAGTTGTTGGGGCATCCACTCATGCGAATGACAACGTTCGCATCGCCGTGGCCGGCTACCTCGATACCTTTCATGACATCAGGAATGGCGCGTTCCGCCTCTGCCATCGCCAATCCGCACAGCGGTAGCGCGGGACAGGCCATTTCCATGCGGCGCAATGTCGATATCCCTTTGTCGGTGGGGATGCCGTATTCATCGAGAATGCCCTGGACCTTATCCACATCGGCGTCGGCGATGTTCGCAAAGATGATGTTGTGATGGGGCGTCAAACGAACCGACGGCTTGAACTGGTCAACGATCGTTCGCAGACCCGTGCGAAAACGGAAGTTGCCATCGAAGTCGCGAATTCGGCCATTCTCAATCCAAATGCCGACGTAGTTGAGCCCCGCCTGAGATTGCTTGTGCCATCCAAGGTAGTCGGGTTGCGCGCCGGGCTGGACGCCGCGCGGCAATTCAAACCGCTTACCCGCATATTCGAATACCTTTTCGCGAACTTTGTCG is from Candidatus Hydrogenedentota bacterium and encodes:
- a CDS encoding phosphoadenylyl-sulfate reductase; protein product: MALVEEADLLDRLNGLEAQDLLAWAATEYGERAGIFTSFQNTGCVMIDMAYRSGNPLRILTVDTLRLPDETYALMDAIEARYETSVERFQPDPDSVERMVSRHGEYLFFDSKEKQEYCCSIRKVEPNIRALQTVEVWITGLRRDQSNFRKDAVQKASYVDQEGRRIIKLAPLADWTEQEVWDYIKKYDVPYSKLYDLGYTSIGCKICTTPTLKWEDKRAGRWRWFNYLDPSAKKECGIHLSGSGI
- the hflC gene encoding protease modulator HflC; the encoded protein is MKNLYGVLILLLLILGLILLKMCAFIVDERGQAVVTRLSKPVHVIVGERTPEEFEKIKGEIIRVAQRTEGADAPTSSGGLTVSMGAGLYFKMPFVDSVEVFPDVLMTYDAEPEQIVLADKKTLVVDNFARWRIENPLLFRISVRTLAGANDSLDDTIYSVVREELGKNDLIEVIRTTNDLLKDGATAPDEEAAEAAVVDTKNLAREEITQGREKIMNAVTQRADSIARAQYGIRVVDVRIKRADLLPENFQAVFGRMTAERSMISKGYRSVGQREANIIKATTDKDVQVILANAKGEASRLRGEADAEVIRIFAEAFSANPDLYTFIRSLEVLSKNTPIGSEFVLGADSGVFGLLKEKGAGN